From the genome of Paracidovorax avenae:
GAAGCCGCCCACCCAGGCGCCGGGAGCTGCCAGCCAGCGGCCGAAGGACTCCAGTGTTTCGAACCGCTCCAGCCCCGACAGCGCCACCCGGCCCCCGCGTTCGCGGCCGAGCGCGAGCACGATGGGCTTGCGCCGGCCGGGGCTGCTGGAGAAGTCGCAGCCGAGCAGCATCGGCCCGGGGACAGGTGCAGCGGGGAGTTCCGTTGCCGCCATCCATCACCCCAATGCCAGCGCCACCACGCCGGCCGCGATGAGCACGGCGCCCGCCAGGCGCGCCGCGCGGTCGCCTTCGCCGAGCAGGTGGCCGCCGATGAGGGCCGCGAACAGCATCGACACCTCCCGGGCCGGCGCGACATGCGACATGGGCGCCTCCTGCATCGCATAGAGCACCAGCACGTAGGCCACCGGACTCACCACCGCCACGGCGACAGCGAAGCGCCACTGGGCGCGCCAGAGCCGCCGCGCCGCAGGCACGTCGCGCAGCACGACCGGAGCCAGCAGCGCCACCCGCACGAAGTTGCCCATGTAGTCCACGAGGATGGGCGACATCAGCAGCACCTTCACGGCGTAGCCATCCACCACGGTGTAGCTCGCGATGAAGGCGCCCGTGAGCAGCCCGTAGGCGATGCCCTTGTGCACGCGGGCGCGCGCGGCGGGATCGTGCGATGCCCGCAGCAGCGCCGGTCCGCCGGCGATGAGGAACACCCCGCCCACCACGCCCGCGATGCCGGCCAGGCCCAGCGCGCTGATGTGCTCGCCCAGGAAGGCGATGGCCACGAACGAGGACAGCAGCGGCCCCGAGCCCCGCGCCACGGGATACACCACCGTGAGGTCCGCCTTGCGGTAGCCGCGCAGCAGGATCACGTAGTAGGCGACGTGCAGCAGGCCGCTGGCGGCCACGAAGCCCCACTCCACGGCGCCCCAGAGCGGTACGGCCTCCCGGCCCAGCCATGCGCCGACCGGGGCCCAGACGACCATCATCACCACCGAGGTGAAAAAGGCGAAGCGCGCGTCGCCCCCCGCCTTCTTGGCGACGATGTTCCAGCCCGCGTGGATGAGGCCGGCCAGCAGGATGAGGGCGAAGGCGGAAAGGGGCATGCGGGGCCCTGCGGCGGCAGGGCGGTAGCGGATCGGGAAGCGCCCGGCGGCCCGAGAGGCTGCAGGCGCGCCGCGTCAGGTGCGGCCGATGACCGACGCCGTGGCCATGAGCTCTT
Proteins encoded in this window:
- a CDS encoding EamA family transporter translates to MPLSAFALILLAGLIHAGWNIVAKKAGGDARFAFFTSVVMMVVWAPVGAWLGREAVPLWGAVEWGFVAASGLLHVAYYVILLRGYRKADLTVVYPVARGSGPLLSSFVAIAFLGEHISALGLAGIAGVVGGVFLIAGGPALLRASHDPAARARVHKGIAYGLLTGAFIASYTVVDGYAVKVLLMSPILVDYMGNFVRVALLAPVVLRDVPAARRLWRAQWRFAVAVAVVSPVAYVLVLYAMQEAPMSHVAPAREVSMLFAALIGGHLLGEGDRAARLAGAVLIAAGVVALALG